In Candidatus Campbellbacteria bacterium, one DNA window encodes the following:
- a CDS encoding glycosyltransferase family 4 protein: protein MDNRAIKVLMFGWEFPPHNSGGLGTACLGLARALGEHKDEVDLTFVLPRKQAADDVGANFVFADAFLKHLKVRTIDSLLSPYLTSQSYSDRYNLLTTEEKDLYGASLFEEVNIYARRAEAIAKYEEYDVIHAHDWLSFGAGIAAKRISGKPLVVQIHATEVDRTGGNGVNQYVYNLEKQGMEIADAVVAVSNFTKNIIVEKYGIPPSKVRVVHNGTVIRNENKETTELEERPHTPLSVLKEKGNKIVLFVGRVTLQKGPEYFLNAAKRVLEYRPDTLFVVAGSGDMREQMIREAAALGISKNVLFAGFLRGDELDYAYKAADLYVMPSVSEPFGLTALEAIENGTPVLLSKQSGVSEVVKHSLLADFWDIEEMANKILSVISHRSLGNEMRRNAFKELFHISWSNSAKKCKDIYRSLTSRLFKNMK from the coding sequence ATGGACAATAGAGCAATAAAAGTACTTATGTTCGGTTGGGAATTTCCTCCCCATAACAGCGGAGGGTTGGGAACGGCGTGCTTGGGTTTAGCGCGCGCCCTCGGCGAGCACAAGGACGAGGTTGATCTAACTTTTGTCCTTCCCAGAAAACAAGCTGCCGACGACGTGGGGGCTAATTTTGTTTTTGCCGATGCTTTTTTGAAACACCTGAAGGTCAGAACGATCGACTCTCTTTTGTCACCTTATCTAACCAGCCAATCGTATAGCGATCGCTACAACCTCTTAACAACCGAAGAAAAAGATCTCTACGGAGCCTCTCTTTTTGAGGAAGTCAATATATATGCTCGTCGTGCCGAAGCAATAGCTAAATACGAGGAATATGATGTTATACACGCTCACGATTGGCTGTCATTTGGGGCGGGCATAGCCGCAAAGCGAATATCAGGGAAGCCGTTGGTGGTCCAAATACACGCGACTGAGGTCGACAGAACCGGTGGAAATGGAGTTAACCAGTACGTATATAATCTTGAAAAACAAGGAATGGAGATCGCTGATGCAGTAGTTGCTGTAAGTAATTTCACAAAAAATATAATTGTGGAGAAGTATGGTATACCACCAAGCAAAGTCCGGGTGGTGCATAACGGTACTGTAATAAGAAATGAAAACAAAGAGACAACAGAACTAGAAGAAAGACCTCACACTCCCTTAAGTGTTCTAAAAGAAAAAGGCAATAAAATTGTTTTGTTTGTCGGAAGGGTTACTTTACAAAAAGGCCCGGAGTATTTTTTGAACGCTGCCAAACGCGTTTTGGAATACAGACCGGATACGTTATTTGTAGTGGCCGGTTCCGGTGATATGAGAGAGCAGATGATACGCGAGGCAGCAGCTTTGGGTATCTCTAAAAATGTTCTTTTCGCGGGCTTCCTTCGAGGAGATGAATTGGATTACGCTTATAAGGCAGCTGATTTATACGTTATGCCCTCTGTTTCAGAGCCGTTTGGTTTGACTGCCTTAGAAGCGATAGAGAACGGTACTCCGGTTTTGCTTTCTAAGCAGTCGGGAGTATCAGAGGTAGTGAAGCATTCGCTGTTGGCTGATTTCTGGGATATCGAAGAGATGGCGAATAAAATACTTTCGGTCATTTCTCACAGATCCCTCGGCAACGAAATGCGCCGCAACGCATTCAAGGAACTTTTCCATATTTCATGGTCAAACTCGGCGAAAAAATGCAAAGATATATACCGTTCGCTCACTTCTAGGTTATTTAAAAATATGAAATAA